In a genomic window of Candidatus Poribacteria bacterium:
- a CDS encoding nucleotide exchange factor GrpE translates to MLFRNWKSIVAQDPAFEIWEEPEELPEESSPDRGDLLIESLEGIREEIKKQGKAYLRSSSLAQSERESLKRMIGEILDRLESQEDKLPVGLLQDLFPIADGLEEAINAAVSLSANNPNLVSWANGIRIIYQRLLDLFKKWNVRQMKTVGEPFDPHLHVAVDVEYTDEFPPNTVVAEQRKGYLLGNRILRFAEVIVAKPKISEDERTKTKKAEPGSGKRRERTLWEEMGFVD, encoded by the coding sequence ATGCTGTTCAGAAACTGGAAGTCAATAGTAGCTCAGGACCCCGCCTTTGAGATATGGGAGGAGCCCGAGGAACTTCCTGAGGAATCATCACCCGACAGGGGTGATCTTCTCATAGAGAGCCTTGAGGGAATCCGAGAGGAGATCAAAAAACAGGGAAAAGCTTATCTTCGTTCCAGTAGCCTCGCCCAATCGGAAAGGGAGTCGCTGAAAAGGATGATAGGGGAGATACTTGATAGACTTGAATCTCAGGAAGATAAGCTTCCCGTTGGGCTATTGCAAGATCTCTTCCCGATCGCTGACGGGCTTGAGGAAGCGATAAACGCCGCTGTGAGCCTCTCGGCGAATAATCCTAATCTCGTAAGCTGGGCAAACGGCATAAGGATAATCTATCAGAGGCTCCTCGATCTATTCAAGAAGTGGAACGTCAGACAGATGAAGACCGTAGGTGAGCCGTTTGATCCCCACCTGCACGTCGCCGTCGATGTGGAGTACACAGATGAATTTCCTCCGAACACCGTTGTAGCCGAACAACGTAAGGGATATCTCCTCGGAAATCGAATCCTCAGGTTCGCGGAGGTTATAGTCGCTAAACCGAAGATTTCGGAAGATGAAAGGACAAAAACGAAAAAGGCCGAGCCTGGCAGTGGAAAACGAAGGGAACGAACGTTGTGGGAGGAGATGGGATTTGTAGATTAG